One Kitasatospora sp. MAP12-44 DNA segment encodes these proteins:
- a CDS encoding HEPN domain-containing protein encodes MEPFEVQGTWWVPKRKQHLKATGRLTYTPAGGCSLEVFGKELDQDTPVYVPILHGDTESGPMTLIGCVFERSKADSSSRHAGQVYNCEAVVRGGHVTRNSLYESAVIKVRHLNGWAQIGRISMVWGHQVGKSGVGVFYEDGQAAHATLTDGSEVWLSSQRSQSFSGTHAASVNADRHFRVGFGSPKTLDQVVDEYVTPLVNLLTLVVDAPSSLISLQLQPWSRRRVTLRGQYQVGYKVPLLDSAEYSLAHLATQVIRYDDFDFAKQLPAWFDASAKLRGIHGLLFGLRQATDMPVHNRYQNSITAVEGLHRATHVSRRMEFSLNNQEGRAWLATLPEGERSLVKARFSQYMNDPSLGDRLTELVSKAGVAFSWVVTNPQKWAALVKNTRNDVTHPGEKPRVEISSSQMSVLAESVALLASISFLVDLGFTPVDLQPKLERSVRLKILAQDMRTLLPKLYA; translated from the coding sequence GTGGAGCCGTTTGAGGTTCAGGGAACATGGTGGGTACCCAAGCGTAAGCAGCATCTCAAAGCCACCGGTAGACTCACGTACACACCTGCTGGCGGCTGCAGCCTGGAGGTATTCGGTAAAGAGCTTGATCAGGATACCCCTGTCTATGTCCCGATCCTGCATGGAGATACTGAGAGCGGGCCCATGACGCTCATCGGGTGTGTCTTCGAGCGGTCGAAGGCAGACAGCTCCAGTCGTCACGCCGGACAGGTGTACAACTGTGAGGCTGTAGTCCGTGGCGGTCACGTGACTCGAAACTCGCTGTATGAAAGCGCAGTTATAAAGGTTCGCCACCTTAATGGCTGGGCACAGATTGGCAGAATTTCCATGGTGTGGGGTCACCAAGTGGGAAAGTCTGGAGTGGGTGTCTTCTATGAGGATGGGCAGGCGGCACATGCAACCCTGACCGACGGCTCGGAGGTCTGGCTAAGCAGCCAACGCAGCCAAAGCTTTTCTGGCACCCATGCGGCGAGCGTCAATGCTGATCGGCATTTCAGAGTAGGCTTCGGCTCGCCAAAGACGCTTGACCAAGTTGTTGATGAGTACGTCACCCCGCTGGTGAACCTCCTGACGCTGGTGGTTGATGCGCCCTCATCTCTGATTAGCTTGCAACTCCAGCCATGGAGTCGCCGACGCGTGACACTGCGAGGGCAATATCAGGTCGGCTACAAGGTGCCCCTGCTGGATAGCGCCGAATACTCTCTCGCTCATCTTGCCACTCAAGTTATTCGATATGATGATTTCGATTTCGCTAAGCAGTTGCCGGCCTGGTTCGATGCGTCTGCAAAGTTGCGTGGCATTCACGGCCTTCTCTTCGGGCTTCGTCAGGCGACTGATATGCCAGTCCATAATAGATATCAGAATTCAATTACGGCCGTCGAGGGGTTGCATCGCGCAACCCATGTTTCTCGGCGTATGGAATTTAGCCTAAATAATCAGGAGGGTCGAGCTTGGCTGGCGACACTTCCGGAAGGTGAGCGGAGCCTAGTAAAAGCGAGATTCAGCCAGTACATGAATGATCCGAGTTTGGGTGACCGGCTGACCGAGCTCGTTAGCAAGGCCGGCGTGGCGTTCTCCTGGGTGGTTACGAATCCGCAGAAATGGGCGGCTCTGGTTAAGAATACGCGCAATGACGTCACTCATCCCGGAGAAAAGCCAAGAGTTGAAATCAGCTCCTCCCAGATGTCCGTTCTGGCCGAATCGGTGGCCTTGCTTGCCAGCATCAGCTTCCTTGTCGACCTCGGGTTCACGCCAGTTGATCTCCAGCCCAAGCTTGAGCGCTCCGTGCGCCTCAAAATTCTCGCGCAGGATATGCGTACACTCTTGCCTAAGCTGTACGCATAG
- a CDS encoding DUF5677 domain-containing protein yields the protein MTSLMNDQKSAELARSAAIRLLKAAEDATATGATVLAEKQTVFPPAYSWWRLICRTSEGVMQLLDAGFTVEVAPLMRNIFNHAYALHWLVDNGEPALGALVALGDEAREKLYNKLAATGWPNAAEYRKAMDEYAAQRVTITRTPAEETLHNKLKHELGNVHDMLDRYGSPELYPVYAHLSGLSHTSIFTASAYVERMDDGAYQIRPTAESLGYADIIQLALALLQAALVMSPLLDGDPLRSDINKVMQDFGLEGAQLLPNRAKGK from the coding sequence GTGACAAGCCTTATGAATGATCAGAAATCGGCGGAGCTCGCCCGATCAGCCGCCATCCGACTACTAAAGGCAGCCGAGGACGCAACCGCCACCGGGGCGACAGTCCTGGCGGAAAAGCAGACGGTGTTCCCACCCGCCTACAGCTGGTGGCGACTGATCTGCCGGACCTCCGAGGGTGTCATGCAGTTGCTCGATGCCGGCTTCACCGTCGAGGTCGCCCCGCTGATGCGGAACATCTTCAACCACGCCTACGCCTTGCACTGGCTGGTCGACAACGGCGAACCCGCGCTGGGCGCCCTGGTTGCCCTTGGCGACGAGGCGCGGGAGAAGCTCTACAACAAGCTGGCGGCAACCGGCTGGCCCAACGCCGCGGAGTACCGCAAAGCGATGGACGAGTACGCGGCCCAGCGGGTGACGATCACTCGCACGCCAGCGGAGGAGACCCTGCACAACAAACTCAAGCACGAGCTGGGCAACGTCCACGACATGCTCGACCGCTATGGCTCGCCGGAGCTGTACCCGGTCTACGCGCACCTCTCTGGACTGTCACACACAAGCATCTTCACTGCGAGCGCCTATGTGGAGCGGATGGATGACGGCGCCTACCAGATTCGCCCAACGGCTGAATCGCTGGGCTACGCAGACATCATTCAGCTCGCTCTCGCCCTGCTGCAGGCCGCCTTGGTCATGAGCCCACTGCTGGATGGCGACCCGCTGCGGTCAGACATAAATAAGGTTATGCAGGACTTCGGTTTGGAAGGAGCCCAGCTTCTCCCGAACCGCGCGAAGGGCAAGTAA
- a CDS encoding MarR family transcriptional regulator produces the protein MPAEMSEDDLAAVSQLRSSVMRLSRRLRHQHVEQSLSPTEMGVLGTLARCGSATPGELARREHVQPPSMTRIIAMLEEKGLVRREPHPDDRRQVVVSMTEQAEEILNESRRRRNAWLAELASGLTEEEWEAVRAAAPALYKLARL, from the coding sequence ATGCCCGCCGAGATGTCCGAGGACGACCTCGCAGCTGTCAGCCAGCTGCGTTCGTCCGTGATGCGCCTGTCCCGCCGCTTGCGGCACCAGCATGTCGAGCAGTCGCTCAGTCCGACGGAGATGGGCGTGCTGGGCACGCTGGCTCGGTGTGGGAGTGCCACGCCGGGGGAGTTGGCGCGGCGGGAGCATGTGCAGCCGCCGTCGATGACGCGGATCATCGCGATGCTGGAGGAGAAGGGCCTGGTGCGGCGCGAGCCGCACCCGGACGACCGCCGGCAGGTGGTGGTCAGCATGACGGAGCAGGCCGAGGAGATCCTCAACGAGAGCCGCCGGCGGCGTAACGCCTGGCTCGCGGAGTTGGCCTCCGGGCTGACCGAGGAGGAGTGGGAGGCGGTCCGAGCGGCCGCGCCCGCGCTGTACAAGCTCGCTCGGCTGTAA
- a CDS encoding MFS transporter yields MFSSLKVRNYRYFFAGQIVSNTGSWMQRIAQDWLVLSLTGSPLAVGITTAMQFLPTLLLGLFGGVLADRMPKRRLLIVTQGTMGLLALGLAALTMTGVVTEYYVYAFALLLGLVTVVDTPTRQAFVSEMVGPKDLSNAVSLNAANFQTARLVGPAVAGLLIAAVGSGWAFALNALSFAAVIGGLLAMRTSELHPIDRIPRQKGQLRDGLRYVKERPDLMWPLVLAGFIGTFGFNFPTLLSGFARDTFHVGPGQYGLLNTAMALGSLAGALYAARRGAPRLRWLTAAALAFGVLEVAAAVAPGYWTFAALLTLVGVCGLTFNTSVNSYVQLTTDPEMRGRVMGLLVLVFTGGTPIGAPVVGWVTDVYGPRVGLLACGVVSALAATAVGLVLARCADLRLRVDLHRERTGRVVAFVPRTHGGVRELAHAA; encoded by the coding sequence ATGTTCTCCTCCCTGAAGGTGCGTAACTACCGGTACTTCTTCGCCGGACAGATCGTCAGCAACACCGGCAGCTGGATGCAGCGCATCGCCCAGGACTGGCTGGTGCTGAGTCTCACCGGCAGCCCGCTCGCGGTCGGCATCACCACCGCCATGCAGTTCCTGCCCACCCTGCTGCTCGGCCTCTTCGGCGGCGTGCTCGCCGACCGGATGCCCAAGCGCCGCCTGCTGATCGTGACCCAGGGCACCATGGGCCTGCTGGCCCTCGGACTGGCCGCGCTGACCATGACGGGCGTGGTGACCGAGTACTACGTCTACGCCTTCGCGCTGCTGCTGGGCCTGGTGACGGTGGTCGACACCCCGACCCGGCAGGCCTTCGTCTCCGAGATGGTGGGCCCGAAGGACCTCAGCAACGCGGTGAGCCTGAACGCGGCCAACTTCCAGACCGCCCGGCTGGTCGGCCCGGCCGTGGCCGGTCTGCTGATCGCCGCGGTCGGCAGCGGCTGGGCGTTCGCGCTCAACGCGCTCTCCTTCGCCGCCGTGATCGGCGGGCTGCTGGCGATGCGTACCAGCGAGCTGCACCCGATCGATCGGATTCCCCGTCAGAAGGGTCAACTCCGGGACGGGCTGCGGTATGTGAAGGAGCGTCCGGACCTGATGTGGCCGCTGGTGCTGGCCGGGTTCATCGGCACCTTCGGCTTCAACTTCCCGACCCTGCTCTCCGGTTTCGCCCGCGACACCTTCCATGTGGGCCCGGGCCAGTACGGCCTGCTGAACACCGCGATGGCGCTCGGCTCGCTGGCCGGCGCGCTCTACGCCGCCCGTCGCGGCGCGCCGCGGCTGCGCTGGCTGACCGCTGCGGCGCTGGCGTTCGGTGTGCTGGAGGTGGCGGCCGCGGTCGCACCCGGCTACTGGACCTTCGCGGCGCTGCTGACCCTGGTCGGAGTGTGCGGGCTGACCTTCAACACCTCGGTCAACAGTTACGTCCAGCTGACCACCGACCCCGAGATGCGCGGGCGGGTGATGGGCCTGCTGGTGCTGGTCTTCACCGGCGGTACGCCGATCGGCGCGCCGGTGGTGGGCTGGGTGACGGACGTCTACGGCCCCCGGGTCGGGCTACTGGCCTGCGGCGTGGTCTCCGCGCTGGCCGCGACGGCGGTCGGTCTGGTGCTGGCGCGCTGCGCCGACCTGCGGCTGCGGGTCGACCTGCACCGCGAGCGCACCGGACGGGTGGTGGCGTTCGTGCCGCGCACCCACGGCGGGGTACGGGAGCTGGCGCACGCCGCCTAA
- the thpR gene encoding RNA 2',3'-cyclic phosphodiesterase — protein MRLFVAVLPPDQVLRELAREVRPLRELPGSERLRWTALDGWHLTLAFLGEVAEEQLPALRQGFARVAGEHRPLGLRLAEGGRFGDRTLWVGVQGDTRELRSLAEGVGVAAVEAGCAGSEFDYHPHLTLARAGRHPQGSRGGLRAAAAALAQYRGSEWRVDGIRLMKSEFTGGPAHYTTLHQWALGTSAPGA, from the coding sequence ATGAGGCTCTTCGTGGCGGTGCTGCCGCCGGACCAGGTGCTGCGGGAACTCGCCCGCGAGGTGCGCCCGTTGCGCGAGCTGCCGGGCTCCGAGCGGCTGCGCTGGACGGCGCTGGACGGCTGGCATCTCACGCTGGCGTTCCTCGGCGAGGTGGCCGAGGAGCAACTGCCCGCCCTGCGCCAGGGCTTCGCCCGAGTGGCCGGTGAACACCGGCCGCTGGGGCTGCGGCTGGCCGAGGGCGGGCGGTTCGGCGACCGTACGCTCTGGGTCGGCGTACAGGGGGACACCCGCGAGCTGCGGTCGCTGGCCGAGGGGGTGGGGGTGGCGGCGGTCGAGGCGGGCTGCGCGGGGAGCGAGTTCGACTACCACCCGCACCTCACCCTGGCCCGCGCGGGCCGCCATCCGCAGGGCTCGCGCGGCGGGCTGCGGGCGGCCGCCGCGGCGCTGGCGCAGTACCGCGGGAGCGAGTGGCGGGTGGACGGCATCCGGCTGATGAAGAGCGAGTTCACCGGCGGCCCGGCGCACTACACGACGCTGCACCAGTGGGCGCTGGGGACCTCGGCGCCGGGCGCGTAG
- the serC gene encoding phosphoserine transaminase produces MADIQIPADIKPADGRFGCGPSKVRPEALSALAATGTSLLGTSHRQAPVKSLVKRVREGVSSLFSLPDGWEVVLGNGGSTAFWDIAAFGLVREKSQHLNFGEFSSKFASSVKAAPWLADPSVIKTEPGTHPLPVAEAGVDVYALTHNETSTGVAMPIHRPAGTAGDGSLVLVDATSGAGGLPVDITETDVYYFAPQKSFASEGGLWLAAFSPAALERAAEIAASGRYIPPFFDLPTAIDNSSKDQTYNTPSIATLFLLADQLEWLNGNGGLDWAVARTAESSAHLYGWAEKSAFANPFVAEPAERSQVVGTIDFDDSIDAAAIAKALRANGIVDTEPYRKLGRNQLRVAMFPAIDPADVQALTACIDYVVDQL; encoded by the coding sequence GTGGCTGACATCCAGATCCCCGCTGACATCAAGCCCGCAGACGGCCGTTTCGGCTGCGGACCGTCCAAGGTGCGCCCCGAGGCCCTGAGTGCCCTCGCCGCCACCGGTACCTCGCTCCTCGGCACCTCGCACCGCCAGGCTCCGGTCAAGAGCCTGGTGAAGCGCGTGCGCGAGGGTGTGAGCAGTCTCTTCTCGCTTCCCGACGGCTGGGAGGTGGTCCTCGGCAACGGCGGCTCCACCGCCTTCTGGGACATCGCCGCCTTCGGCCTGGTGCGCGAGAAGTCGCAGCACCTGAACTTCGGCGAGTTCTCCTCCAAGTTCGCCTCCTCGGTCAAGGCGGCCCCGTGGCTGGCCGACCCGAGCGTCATCAAGACCGAGCCGGGCACCCACCCGCTGCCGGTCGCCGAGGCCGGCGTGGACGTCTACGCGCTGACCCACAACGAGACCTCGACCGGTGTCGCGATGCCGATCCATCGCCCGGCGGGCACCGCAGGTGACGGTTCGTTGGTACTGGTGGACGCCACCTCGGGCGCCGGCGGCCTGCCGGTGGACATCACCGAGACGGACGTCTACTACTTCGCCCCGCAGAAGTCCTTCGCCTCCGAGGGCGGCCTGTGGCTGGCGGCCTTCTCCCCGGCCGCGCTGGAGCGCGCCGCCGAGATCGCCGCCTCGGGTCGCTATATCCCGCCGTTCTTCGACCTGCCGACCGCGATCGACAACTCCTCGAAGGACCAGACGTACAACACCCCGTCGATCGCGACGCTCTTCCTGCTGGCCGACCAGCTGGAGTGGCTGAACGGCAACGGCGGGCTCGACTGGGCTGTCGCCCGTACGGCTGAATCCTCGGCGCACCTGTACGGCTGGGCCGAGAAGTCCGCCTTCGCCAACCCGTTCGTCGCGGAGCCGGCGGAGCGCTCGCAGGTGGTCGGCACGATCGACTTCGACGACTCGATCGACGCCGCCGCGATCGCCAAGGCACTGCGTGCCAACGGCATCGTGGACACCGAGCCGTACCGCAAGCTGGGCCGCAACCAGCTGCGCGTCGCGATGTTCCCGGCGATCGACCCGGCCGACGTCCAGGCGCTGACGGCCTGCATCGACTACGTGGTCGACCAGCTCTGA
- a CDS encoding citrate synthase 2: MSDFVPGLEGIVAFESEIAEPDREGGALRYRGVDIDELVGHVSFGHVWGLLVDGKFNPGLPAAEPFPIPVHSGDIRVDVQSALAMLAPVWGLKPLLDTSAEQARDELARAAVMALSFVAQSARGQGLPMVPQSEIDKAETVVERFMIRWRGEPDPKHVKAIDAYWTSAAEHGMNASTFTARVIASTGADVAAALSGAVGAMSGPLHGGAPSRVLGMIEEIERTGDATKWVKQALDKGERLMGFGHRVYRAEDPRARVLRRTAKELGAPRFEIAEALEKAALEELHNRRPDRVLATNVEFWAAIMLDFAEVPAHMFTSMFTCARTAGWSAHILEQKRTGRLVRPAARYIGPGPRSPREVEGFESIAH; this comes from the coding sequence ATGTCCGATTTCGTACCCGGGCTTGAGGGAATCGTCGCTTTCGAAAGCGAGATCGCCGAGCCGGACCGCGAGGGTGGCGCGCTGCGCTACCGCGGCGTTGACATCGACGAGCTCGTCGGACACGTCTCCTTCGGGCACGTCTGGGGCCTGCTCGTGGACGGCAAGTTCAACCCCGGCCTGCCGGCCGCCGAGCCGTTCCCGATCCCGGTGCACTCCGGCGACATCCGGGTCGACGTGCAGTCCGCGCTCGCCATGCTCGCCCCGGTCTGGGGCCTCAAGCCGCTCCTGGACACCAGCGCCGAGCAGGCCCGCGACGAGCTCGCCCGGGCCGCCGTCATGGCGCTCTCGTTCGTCGCGCAGTCCGCGCGCGGCCAGGGCCTGCCGATGGTCCCGCAGAGCGAGATCGACAAGGCCGAGACGGTCGTCGAGCGCTTCATGATCCGCTGGCGCGGCGAGCCCGACCCCAAGCACGTCAAGGCGATCGACGCCTACTGGACGTCGGCGGCCGAGCACGGCATGAACGCCTCCACCTTCACCGCCCGCGTCATCGCCTCCACCGGCGCCGACGTCGCGGCCGCGCTCTCCGGCGCGGTCGGCGCGATGTCCGGCCCGCTGCACGGCGGCGCCCCCTCGCGCGTGCTCGGCATGATCGAGGAGATCGAGCGCACCGGCGACGCCACCAAGTGGGTCAAGCAGGCCCTCGACAAGGGCGAGCGCCTGATGGGCTTCGGGCACCGCGTCTACCGCGCCGAGGACCCGCGCGCCCGCGTGCTGCGCCGCACCGCCAAGGAGCTCGGCGCGCCGCGCTTCGAGATCGCCGAGGCGCTGGAGAAGGCCGCCCTGGAGGAGCTGCACAACCGCCGCCCGGACCGCGTCCTGGCGACCAACGTGGAGTTCTGGGCCGCCATCATGCTGGACTTCGCCGAGGTCCCGGCGCACATGTTCACCTCGATGTTCACCTGCGCCCGGACGGCCGGCTGGTCCGCCCACATCCTGGAGCAGAAGCGCACCGGCCGCCTGGTGCGCCCGGCCGCGCGCTACATCGGCCCCGGCCCGCGCAGCCCGCGCGAGGTCGAGGGTTTCGAGTCCATCGCGCACTGA
- the pdxH gene encoding pyridoxamine 5'-phosphate oxidase — translation MSTVPDLAQKRRQYALAGLAEDDLAADPVSQFARWFADAEQSGLMEPNAMVLSTADAEGRPSSRTVLLKGLDDRGFVFYTNYGSRKGVELAANPNASLLFPWHQIDRQVILVGSVERTGRDETAAYFRTRPHGSQLGAWASEQSSPVASREVLEQRYAELASRYPEGEGVPVPPFWGGFRVVPRTVEFWQGRPNRLHDRLRYTATATGWVVERLCP, via the coding sequence CTGAGTACCGTGCCCGACCTCGCGCAGAAGCGCCGCCAGTACGCCCTGGCGGGCCTGGCCGAGGACGACCTCGCTGCCGACCCGGTGAGCCAGTTCGCCCGCTGGTTCGCCGACGCGGAGCAGAGCGGGCTGATGGAGCCCAACGCGATGGTGCTCTCCACCGCCGACGCCGAGGGCCGGCCCAGCTCGCGCACCGTCCTGCTCAAGGGGCTCGACGACCGCGGCTTTGTCTTCTACACCAACTACGGCTCCCGCAAGGGGGTCGAGCTGGCGGCCAACCCGAACGCCTCGCTGCTCTTCCCCTGGCACCAGATCGACCGCCAGGTGATCCTGGTCGGCTCGGTCGAGCGGACCGGCCGGGACGAGACCGCGGCGTACTTCCGTACCCGCCCGCACGGTTCGCAGCTCGGCGCCTGGGCCAGTGAGCAGTCCAGCCCGGTGGCCTCGCGCGAGGTGCTGGAGCAGCGCTACGCCGAGTTGGCCTCCCGCTACCCGGAGGGCGAGGGGGTGCCGGTGCCGCCGTTCTGGGGCGGCTTCCGGGTGGTCCCGCGCACCGTCGAGTTCTGGCAGGGCCGGCCGAACCGGCTGCACGACCGGCTGCGCTACACCGCCACCGCCACCGGCTGGGTGGTGGAGCGGCTCTGCCCGTGA